TGGAAATCCCTTAGAGAATTGCAAATTTAAGATCTCAAATTTGCAATTCCCTAGCTTTGGTTAGTTCACATAAACGCCGCCAGTCGGTTGAACGGTTAAGGCATTCCTGTCTGCGCCCAAATCTGTTGTTGCTGCCAACCTTACTTCCAGTACTCCTGGGGCAACAGCTTGGGGACGAACTCTCAATAAACCTCCATCAGCACGGTAAAAAGTGATGGTCGTGGGTGTATCCAAACTTTCTAAACTGACGTAGGATTCACCTTGTAGATTTCTTTGATTGGTTTCGCCAATTACTTCGTAAACGATGTCAGCTCCGGTTTCGTTCACCAGCCTAACATTCACCGCACCGTTGGAGGGTCTGACCATCGCACTGGTAGTTTGTCTCTGTTCTGGGGTAGGCGGAATAATTGTGGTGTTGCGCCGTTGCTGCATCATTTGGTAATCGTTGCGACGCAGTTGCTTATCGCGGTTGATGTTGGTGTTATTGCCATCAGTACTGCAATTAGCTTCGTCACCAGTCCGTATGGCGTTACGATCGCGATCGGACATGGCATCGGTAGACGCAGACGAAGAGTTGGTATCATCAACAGATGAGTTAGCGCTATCTTCTGTTGGCGTATTTCTACTGCTATTGACGGAAGAAGTGCCTTCGCGAGTCCGGCGTTCTATATCTGTGTTACTGGAAGAAGTGCGATCGCTTCCTGTCCCCGATGACGTATTGCCCATCCTGGTCGATGAGTTATCGGTACCCGTAATTGGCGTGTTTCTATTCCTATTAGCAGAAGACGGTGTGGTAGTATCGGTTCGCGAATCTCGCGTCTCTACATCGTTAGTTGGCGTTGGCGTATTTCTATTGCTGTTGACAGAAGATGGCCCTTCGCGATTTATATTGGTGTCGCTTGTATCAGCAGAACACACAGCATTGTTGCCTGTACCCGATCGCGGATCGCGAGGACTTTGATTCGTTTGCGCGATCGCCGGTAAGCTCAGGATTAAGGTACCAAAAATAGCTCCCACTAACCCGATCTGCTGTTTAATTTGTCGTTTTTGTTGACTCATGATTCACCTTTGTTTTGAGTAAATTTTGACTAAATGGATATTTTCTTTGCCAAATGGCAAATATTCGATCGCGGTACTGGCAGAAACAAAGTAAAAGGCAAAAATTAAATCCATCGCATATTTTTACTTTTGCCTTTTTATCTATTACTTTTGGCTACTCAAAAAGCTAAGCCTGTTCCCACAGTTGGCGAATCTTGTCCGGCAAGAAGTTCGCGATTTCTTGAATTCGTTCTTGAGACAATTCGTCCTTGGTCGCTGAGAACACTGCTTTAACAACAGTTTCCGGTTGTACGTCCGGTTGTAAACCGGCTTCTTGAGCGATCCGGAAGAGAAACGTATCGGATTTGATAATCAGAGGAGGACGAACTCGACTTAAGAAGCTGACGATCGGATTGGTATCTTTCCAAAGTTCTGCCACTTCGTTTTGCAGCGCTTTGTCTTTTGTCGGTAGCGCTTCTTCGTGCAGCTCGTTCGCCACGCGATCGGCAGCTTCCGTACTCATCATGTCGCGCATGGTGCGGAACACGACTTCCGTAATATCCCTGGCATCAAAAGGATCTGACAAATTGCCCTTGAGCATCACTTTCTCAAGGAACGGCATATCTTTGGTAGCGATAGGTACTGTCGGCCCTTCCCTGAGAGCTTGAGGAGGATTTGCTTCCATTTTTTCCAGCATTTTGCGGCCTCTTTCCGTTAGCTCTGCCCTTTTAAAGGTAATTAAATGGGGCAAGGGGCCATCTGCTGCGCCATAAGAGTTGGCAATTCTGAGATCGAATTCTTTGGGATTAACCGCATCGGGAACATCTTCCTGATTTGCATAGGCATTGCCGCTAAACTCGGCGTTGATGTATCCCTTTTGATTTAAGTAATCTAGGTGGCCCAAAAAATCTACGGGGGTTATTTCTCGACCAGCAAAGTCTGTCTCGGTGAAGTTAACCGAGTGCATTCCTTGACTGCTATCGGTTTCGTCGATTTTTTTCAGCAGAATGTAGGCAATATCTTCTCGCAATCCAATTGGCATAGAACTATTAAAAAGCTCCCATTTCCAACGTCGATCTTGAGCCTAATCTGAAAGGTTCCCAGCTTGCCTCTGTCACAGGAGGCATTCCAAAATGCTAATATTTTTTTGCTCATCTTTTTGAATAAAAAACTAACTTTTGATAGATGAAATTAGAAAATTAAACTTTCAAAGCCAAAGCTCAAAATAAAGAATGCACTCCCGGCGACGATGCCCAATGCCCTATCCCCCAATAACTAATAGACATCTCCTCTAAAAGAATCTCAAAGGCAGGCAAGATGCTTACCCCACAAGAATTTTTGGAGATGTCTATTAGACATCTCCTCTAAAAGAATCTCAAAGGCAGGCAAGATGCCTACCCCACAAGAATTTTTGGAGATGTTTAATGTGTTTCCAGTCGGTATTGCGGCAAAGTAACGGTAACGGTTGTGCCTCGATCGACAACGCTTTCAACCCGAATATGACCGTGGTGATTTTCGACAATAGCAGCTGCGATCGCCAATCCCAATCCGGAACCGGTTGACTTACCGCGAGTGCGGGCGGGATCGACTCGAAAAAATCGATCGAATAAATGAGGCAGTGCGTCTTCTGGGATACCGATACCGCTATCGATAACTTTAACTTGCAGTTGCGGATGGTTCCCTCGGCGTATAATTCTTTGCAATTCCACATCAACTTTACCCCCTATCGGCGTGTATTGCAGCGCATTACCAATTAAATTTGTAAACAGACGCGCCAGCCGATCCCAATCTGCTTGGAATGTAAAAAAGTCTTCTTCTGTTTCGTCAGGAAAGCTGATTTGTGCAGTCACCAAATCTAAGGCGAGTTTAATACCTTTTTCGGCAGCAAGCAGTTGCTGTTCTTCTACAACTTCCATTAACAAAGCGTCGAGAGGACAGGCTGAAAAGCGAGGTTGTACGATGCCGCTATCTTCTCTGGCAAGAAACAATAAATCATCGACCAAACGCCCTAGCCGCTGAGTTAGTCGTTCGATCACTTTTAATTGTTGTTGATGTTGTTCGGACGAGCGATCCGGGTCTGCCAAGGCTACCTGTACGTTTGTTTGAATCATGGCGATCGGACTTCTGAGTTCGTGAGAAGCATCAGATGTAAATTGTTTGAGATGTTGGTAAGATTCGCGCACCGGTTCCATCGCCAAGCCAGAAAGCAACCAGCCGATCGCACCAACGCAAATCAC
This sequence is a window from Aerosakkonema funiforme FACHB-1375. Protein-coding genes within it:
- a CDS encoding DUF2267 domain-containing protein; the encoded protein is MPIGLREDIAYILLKKIDETDSSQGMHSVNFTETDFAGREITPVDFLGHLDYLNQKGYINAEFSGNAYANQEDVPDAVNPKEFDLRIANSYGAADGPLPHLITFKRAELTERGRKMLEKMEANPPQALREGPTVPIATKDMPFLEKVMLKGNLSDPFDARDITEVVFRTMRDMMSTEAADRVANELHEEALPTKDKALQNEVAELWKDTNPIVSFLSRVRPPLIIKSDTFLFRIAQEAGLQPDVQPETVVKAVFSATKDELSQERIQEIANFLPDKIRQLWEQA
- a CDS encoding sensor histidine kinase; amino-acid sequence: MFQATRRRLAIWYTTVTAVLLLLFATGVYLYVRNTLIERVDDTLNHVVEVVVRSLAIEAVSPNDRINKYRVNVEASFRDNADTVEDDRIDLEWFSPTGELLWSTFDEPLNVPIRANRTVETVRLAKSQETRFLTPSPPPLLRQVTQRVQMGRQVLGYLRVSHPWFEVTKPSHQLILDLSLGISAMVICVGAIGWLLSGLAMEPVRESYQHLKQFTSDASHELRSPIAMIQTNVQVALADPDRSSEQHQQQLKVIERLTQRLGRLVDDLLFLAREDSGIVQPRFSACPLDALLMEVVEEQQLLAAEKGIKLALDLVTAQISFPDETEEDFFTFQADWDRLARLFTNLIGNALQYTPIGGKVDVELQRIIRRGNHPQLQVKVIDSGIGIPEDALPHLFDRFFRVDPARTRGKSTGSGLGLAIAAAIVENHHGHIRVESVVDRGTTVTVTLPQYRLETH